A single genomic interval of Deltaproteobacteria bacterium harbors:
- a CDS encoding acyl-CoA thioesterase: protein MEHVADVRVIFADTDAMGIVYYANYLKWFEMGRVELLRKKAMVYRDLTSRGYHLPVVEAGVRYHTPARYDDSLRIHAEVRKLGGASIEFGYVIDRADGKRIAEGETLHAFTDDSGKVVRMPADFLELVRIDIITGVKGG, encoded by the coding sequence GTGGAGCACGTCGCGGACGTCCGGGTGATCTTCGCGGACACCGACGCCATGGGGATCGTGTACTACGCGAACTATCTCAAGTGGTTCGAGATGGGGCGCGTGGAGCTCCTGCGGAAGAAGGCGATGGTTTACCGGGACCTGACCTCACGCGGGTATCACCTTCCGGTCGTGGAGGCGGGGGTCCGCTACCATACGCCGGCGCGATACGACGACTCGCTAAGGATCCACGCGGAGGTAAGAAAGCTGGGCGGAGCCAGCATCGAGTTCGGATACGTAATAGACCGCGCGGACGGGAAGCGTATAGCGGAAGGCGAAACCCTCCATGCCTTTACGGATGATTCCGGGAAAGTGGTTCGCATGCCGGCTGATTTCCTCGAGCTTGTGCGCATCGACATAATTACGGGAGTGAAAGGGGGGTAG
- the glpX gene encoding class II fructose-bisphosphatase, whose translation MERNLALEVVRVTEAAALAAARLMGRGDNIAADQAAVNAMRKALNYVQFKGRVVIGEGERDEAPMLFIGEEVGAADTPRVDIAVDPLEGTSIVATGGNNALAVIAIAEEGGFLHAPDTYMQKLAVGPKAKGAIDITASPTENLRSVAKALKVYVEDLCVIILDRPRHQDLIRECREAGARIKMIGDGDVAGAIATAKEDSGVNVLMGIGGAPEGVLAAAALKCLGGDFQGVLKFRNKEEAERANAMGVTDPNRVYSMDDLAKSDVMFAATGVTFGDFLTGVRFFSGGAHTQSVVMRSKSRTIRTIDTTHYFEFKPRYE comes from the coding sequence GTGGAGCGTAACCTGGCGCTGGAAGTGGTTCGCGTGACTGAAGCGGCGGCCCTCGCGGCGGCGCGCCTGATGGGACGTGGGGACAACATCGCGGCGGACCAGGCTGCCGTGAACGCGATGCGGAAGGCCTTGAATTACGTCCAGTTCAAGGGGCGCGTGGTGATCGGCGAGGGCGAACGCGACGAGGCCCCCATGCTCTTCATCGGCGAGGAAGTCGGCGCCGCCGACACGCCGCGGGTCGACATCGCGGTGGATCCGCTTGAGGGGACGAGCATCGTCGCGACCGGCGGTAACAACGCGCTCGCCGTCATCGCCATCGCGGAGGAAGGAGGGTTTCTGCACGCGCCCGACACCTACATGCAGAAGCTGGCCGTCGGTCCGAAGGCGAAAGGGGCGATCGACATCACCGCCTCGCCGACGGAAAACCTGCGCAGCGTCGCAAAGGCGCTCAAGGTCTACGTGGAGGACCTTTGCGTCATTATCCTCGACCGGCCAAGGCACCAGGACCTGATACGCGAATGCAGGGAGGCGGGCGCGCGTATAAAGATGATCGGAGACGGGGACGTCGCCGGGGCGATCGCCACCGCGAAGGAGGATTCCGGGGTGAACGTGCTCATGGGCATCGGAGGGGCGCCGGAGGGGGTGCTCGCCGCTGCCGCGCTGAAATGCCTGGGAGGGGACTTCCAGGGGGTCCTGAAATTCCGGAACAAGGAAGAGGCCGAAAGGGCGAATGCGATGGGGGTAACCGACCCGAACCGGGTCTACTCGATGGATGACCTGGCAAAGAGCGATGTCATGTTCGCCGCGACCGGGGTTACCTTCGGGGACTTTCTTACGGGAGTCCGGTTTTTCAGCGGAGGGGCCCATACACAGTCGGTCGTCATGCGGTCGAAGTCGCGCACGATCCGCACCATAGACACGACGCACTATTTCGAGTTCAAGCCAAGGTACGAATAG
- a CDS encoding 4Fe-4S binding protein produces MQQAAKKESAPKGRIEIDFERCKACELCVPACPKKCIEMGSGINAGGFAAAVFARPADCTGCAICAEFCPDVCIEVWR; encoded by the coding sequence ATGCAGCAGGCCGCGAAAAAGGAAAGCGCCCCGAAGGGGCGGATAGAAATCGATTTCGAGCGGTGCAAGGCATGCGAACTCTGCGTGCCGGCCTGTCCGAAAAAGTGCATCGAGATGGGAAGCGGAATCAACGCGGGGGGGTTCGCCGCGGCGGTTTTCGCACGTCCCGCGGACTGCACCGGCTGCGCCATCTGCGCGGAGTTTTGCCCGGACGTTTGCATAGAGGTATGGCGGTGA
- a CDS encoding 3-methyl-2-oxobutanoate dehydrogenase subunit VorB codes for MDQRVFMKGNEAICVGAIAAGCRFYYGYPITPQNDIPEYMSAHLRAMGGTFLQAESEIATINFILGTSASGKRVMTSSSGPGISLMQEGLSYMAGSELPAVIVNISRSGPGLGGIAPSQGDYFQAVKCGGHGGYRMPVLAPHSVQEMYSLAMLAFDLADKYRNPAMILGDAIVGQMKEPFLQTTYVSTVSPEKPWALTGCEGRPRQHVKSLYLKDNAIEVHNWKLHAKYRRMQEEEVRYEDYHLDDAKIAVVAFGTAARVSKTAIQWARREGIKTGMLRPITLFPFPSSHLDEVARRVDIVLVIEMNTGQMLEDVKASTTCHDKIRFLGKPCAMPTPEEIHRELRKLSGRGE; via the coding sequence GTGGACCAGCGCGTTTTCATGAAAGGGAATGAAGCGATCTGCGTCGGCGCGATCGCGGCCGGGTGCAGGTTCTATTACGGCTATCCCATCACTCCGCAAAACGATATCCCCGAATACATGTCCGCGCACCTGCGGGCCATGGGTGGAACATTCCTCCAGGCGGAAAGCGAGATCGCGACGATCAACTTCATCCTGGGCACTTCCGCCTCGGGAAAGCGCGTCATGACCTCCTCATCGGGACCGGGGATCTCCCTGATGCAGGAAGGGCTCTCCTACATGGCGGGATCCGAACTGCCGGCCGTCATCGTCAACATATCGCGGTCCGGCCCCGGGCTGGGGGGGATCGCGCCTTCGCAGGGGGATTACTTCCAGGCGGTAAAGTGCGGCGGGCACGGCGGATACCGGATGCCTGTCCTCGCGCCGCATTCCGTCCAGGAGATGTACTCGCTGGCGATGCTGGCGTTCGACCTCGCGGACAAGTACCGGAATCCCGCCATGATCCTCGGAGATGCCATCGTGGGGCAGATGAAGGAGCCGTTCCTTCAAACCACCTATGTGTCCACCGTTTCCCCGGAGAAACCGTGGGCGCTGACCGGATGCGAAGGCCGGCCGCGGCAGCACGTGAAATCCCTCTACTTGAAGGACAACGCGATCGAGGTCCACAACTGGAAGCTCCACGCGAAATACCGCCGGATGCAGGAGGAGGAAGTCCGGTACGAGGATTACCATCTTGACGATGCGAAGATCGCCGTCGTCGCCTTCGGGACTGCCGCGCGAGTGAGCAAAACGGCGATCCAGTGGGCGAGACGCGAAGGGATAAAAACCGGCATGCTCAGGCCGATCACCCTGTTCCCGTTCCCTTCGTCGCATTTGGACGAAGTGGCGCGGCGGGTGGACATCGTCCTGGTGATCGAGATGAACACCGGCCAGATGCTTGAGGACGTCAAGGCGAGCACGACGTGCCACGACAAGATCCGGTTCCTGGGGAAACCATGCGCGATGCCCACCCCGGAGGAGATCCACCGGGAGCTTCGCAAGCTTTCCGGGAGGGGCGAATGA
- a CDS encoding 2-oxoglutarate oxidoreductase has product MEKKVFGRPKSLVDVKSHFCPGCHHGIAHRILAETIDHFGLREKTVGVACVGCAVFLYDYIDVDVAEAPHGRAPAVATGVKRAQPDKFVFTYQGDGDLAAIGTSEVIHAANRGENITVLFVNNTTYGMTGGQMAPTTMLGQKTSTSPYGRDFRKDGYPIKMAELLATLEGTAYSARVATSTPGQIRKAKEAVKKAFEMQMKEMGFSIVEFLSTCPTNWGMKPLDAQKRVLGEMSEYFPLGVYKERKQADFL; this is encoded by the coding sequence ATGGAAAAGAAGGTATTCGGGCGCCCGAAGTCCCTCGTGGACGTGAAGTCTCATTTCTGCCCCGGATGCCATCACGGGATCGCACACAGGATCCTTGCGGAGACGATCGACCACTTCGGTCTTCGGGAGAAGACGGTCGGGGTCGCCTGCGTGGGCTGCGCGGTCTTCCTGTACGATTACATCGACGTGGACGTGGCGGAAGCCCCGCACGGGCGCGCCCCCGCCGTGGCCACAGGAGTCAAGCGCGCGCAACCCGACAAGTTCGTATTCACATATCAGGGAGACGGAGACCTGGCGGCAATCGGCACATCCGAGGTGATCCACGCGGCGAACCGCGGGGAGAACATCACCGTTCTTTTCGTCAACAACACGACGTACGGCATGACAGGCGGACAGATGGCCCCTACGACGATGCTGGGGCAGAAGACTTCCACCTCCCCGTACGGCCGCGACTTCCGCAAGGACGGGTATCCCATCAAGATGGCGGAACTGCTGGCGACGCTGGAAGGCACGGCATACTCGGCGCGCGTGGCGACCAGCACCCCGGGACAGATACGGAAAGCGAAGGAAGCGGTGAAGAAAGCGTTCGAAATGCAAATGAAGGAAATGGGATTTTCCATCGTGGAATTTCTTTCGACATGTCCGACCAACTGGGGGATGAAACCCCTTGATGCTCAAAAGCGCGTTCTCGGGGAGATGTCGGAATATTTCCCGCTGGGCGTTTACAAGGAACGCAAACAGGCGGACTTCCTGTGA
- a CDS encoding 2-oxoacid:acceptor oxidoreductase family protein — translation MAGFGGQGILMIGNLLSIAAMGEGRHVTYFPAYGVEMRGGTANCTVVISDEEIGSPVVGEPRACVIMNGPSLEKYLPSIRKGGDLVINSSLVDPAKAGRADIRLLSIPANDIAREAVGSQQLASMVALGAYVTRTGVVRLQSLFDCLPKVISKKYEKFIPLNVNALKEGESFARNHA, via the coding sequence ATGGCCGGTTTCGGCGGCCAGGGGATACTTATGATCGGGAACCTCCTTTCGATCGCCGCGATGGGGGAGGGAAGGCACGTAACCTATTTCCCCGCATACGGAGTAGAGATGCGCGGAGGGACCGCGAATTGCACCGTCGTCATCTCCGACGAGGAAATCGGGTCGCCCGTGGTGGGAGAACCGAGGGCCTGCGTCATCATGAACGGTCCGTCTCTCGAGAAGTACCTCCCATCGATCCGGAAAGGCGGGGACCTCGTCATCAACAGTTCCCTCGTCGATCCCGCGAAAGCCGGACGGGCGGATATCCGGCTTCTTTCCATTCCCGCGAACGACATCGCCCGGGAGGCCGTCGGAAGCCAGCAGCTTGCTTCGATGGTGGCGCTCGGCGCCTACGTTACGCGGACGGGCGTCGTCCGGCTCCAGTCCCTTTTCGACTGCCTTCCCAAGGTAATATCGAAGAAATACGAAAAGTTCATCCCGCTGAACGTGAACGCCCTGAAGGAGGGGGAATCCTTTGCCAGAAATCACGCGTGA
- a CDS encoding helix-turn-helix transcriptional regulator, whose protein sequence is MPEITRDESLDDLLSKIAEESGDWGPAAGDPEVQVGDHIRKFRESRGVTLQQLAEKTGFSAALLSQIENRMTSPPLGTLVKIANALDTYVSSFIGKEEREFSIVRKQDRTTISRVGLKDGGQSAYTYEALGAGKAGRKMEPFLVRLKPLIDRNVVRNSHEGEEFIYVLSGRVEVFLDKYSDLLGEGDCIYYNSTIPHHVHSAEEKEALILAVLYQGK, encoded by the coding sequence TTGCCAGAAATCACGCGTGACGAATCGCTGGACGACCTGCTTTCAAAGATAGCCGAAGAGTCGGGGGACTGGGGGCCGGCCGCCGGAGACCCGGAAGTCCAGGTCGGGGACCACATCAGGAAATTCCGGGAATCCAGGGGCGTGACTCTCCAGCAACTAGCCGAGAAGACCGGGTTCTCGGCGGCTCTCCTGTCGCAGATCGAGAACCGGATGACGTCCCCGCCTCTTGGAACACTTGTAAAAATCGCCAATGCGCTCGACACCTACGTTTCCTCATTCATCGGCAAGGAGGAGAGGGAATTCTCGATCGTTCGGAAGCAAGACCGGACGACCATTTCCCGTGTGGGATTGAAGGATGGCGGACAGTCGGCCTACACCTACGAGGCGTTGGGCGCGGGAAAGGCGGGACGAAAGATGGAGCCGTTTCTCGTACGCCTTAAGCCGCTCATCGACCGGAATGTCGTGCGCAACTCGCACGAGGGGGAAGAGTTCATTTACGTATTGTCCGGCAGGGTAGAGGTATTTCTCGACAAGTATTCCGACCTGTTGGGCGAAGGGGACTGCATCTATTACAACTCCACGATCCCGCACCACGTCCATTCCGCGGAAGAGAAGGAGGCGCTGATCCTGGCGGTCCTGTACCAGGGAAAGTGA
- a CDS encoding MerR family transcriptional regulator produces MGSPENTRTYPIGELSRMVNLTQRTIRYYEEIGLLHSIRRIENGKRVYTDDDVRRLKFINRLKVLGLSLAEMVDLEKTYRQQRNNREIIPKLIVILDERADQIDDRIRQLAMLKKEIREYQVRLRGKLPQET; encoded by the coding sequence ATGGGGTCCCCGGAGAACACTCGCACATACCCGATAGGCGAGCTTAGCCGCATGGTGAACCTCACCCAGAGGACAATCCGGTACTACGAGGAAATCGGGCTTCTCCACAGCATCCGAAGGATCGAAAACGGAAAGCGCGTCTACACGGACGACGACGTCCGCCGCCTCAAGTTCATCAACCGGCTCAAGGTGCTTGGGCTGTCGCTTGCAGAAATGGTCGACCTGGAGAAGACCTACCGGCAGCAGCGCAACAACCGGGAAATAATCCCGAAACTCATCGTTATTCTCGACGAGCGCGCCGACCAGATCGACGATCGGATCCGGCAGCTCGCGATGCTCAAAAAGGAAATCCGGGAGTACCAGGTGAGGCTCCGCGGAAAGTTGCCGCAGGAAACGTAA
- a CDS encoding acetyl-CoA C-acetyltransferase gives MKEVVITGAARTAVGSFMGTLADIPAPKLGAVAIAEAVSRGGIKKEEVEQVIMGNVLPAGIGQAPARQAGIFAGIPVSAGALTVNKMCGSGLKAVMLGAQSVATGEFEIVVAGGMESMSQAPYLLKKARGGYRLGNETIFDHMIIDGLQDAFNNVHMGICAELLSKEHRITREDQDAFAASSYGRALAAIKDGKFEKEIVSVQIPQKKGDPVAFRVDEEPGRGNVAKLQGLKPAFQKDGTVTAGNASTINDGGAAVVLMSSENAKNRGIKPLAKIAGYSTASLDPMWFTVAPIDAIRKLLEKTGVDKEKVGLYEINEAFAGVAVAAIRGLSLDPSRVNVNGGAVAIGHPIGASGARILTTLLYAMEDRNEKYGIATLCIGGGEAVAMLVERI, from the coding sequence ATGAAGGAAGTCGTCATCACCGGGGCAGCCAGGACGGCGGTCGGAAGTTTCATGGGGACCCTTGCCGATATCCCGGCGCCGAAGCTCGGCGCGGTCGCCATCGCGGAAGCCGTCTCCCGCGGGGGGATCAAGAAGGAAGAGGTCGAGCAGGTCATCATGGGGAACGTGCTCCCGGCCGGAATCGGCCAGGCGCCGGCCCGGCAGGCGGGCATCTTCGCGGGGATTCCCGTGTCCGCGGGGGCGCTGACCGTGAACAAGATGTGCGGGTCGGGCCTGAAGGCCGTCATGCTCGGCGCGCAGTCTGTCGCCACCGGTGAGTTCGAGATCGTCGTGGCAGGCGGGATGGAATCCATGAGCCAGGCGCCTTACCTGCTTAAAAAGGCGCGAGGCGGTTACCGGCTCGGGAACGAGACGATCTTCGACCACATGATCATCGACGGGCTTCAGGACGCATTCAACAACGTCCACATGGGAATCTGCGCGGAGCTGCTTTCGAAGGAGCACCGGATCACGCGGGAAGACCAGGACGCATTCGCCGCCTCCTCTTACGGCCGGGCGCTAGCTGCGATCAAGGACGGGAAATTCGAGAAAGAGATCGTAAGCGTTCAGATCCCGCAGAAGAAAGGGGACCCCGTGGCGTTCCGGGTGGACGAGGAGCCCGGGCGAGGAAACGTGGCCAAGCTCCAGGGTCTCAAGCCCGCGTTCCAGAAGGACGGGACCGTGACCGCGGGGAACGCCTCGACCATAAACGACGGCGGTGCTGCGGTGGTGCTGATGTCGTCGGAGAACGCGAAAAATCGCGGGATCAAGCCTCTCGCGAAAATTGCGGGCTACTCCACGGCATCGCTCGATCCGATGTGGTTCACCGTTGCGCCGATCGACGCCATCCGGAAGCTGCTGGAAAAAACCGGCGTGGACAAGGAGAAGGTGGGGCTGTACGAGATCAACGAGGCTTTCGCCGGCGTCGCGGTGGCGGCGATTCGAGGGCTTTCCCTCGACCCGTCGAGGGTCAACGTCAACGGCGGTGCTGTGGCGATCGGCCATCCTATCGGCGCTTCGGGAGCGCGCATTCTCACGACGCTCCTGTACGCGATGGAGGACAGGAACGAAAAATACGGCATCGCAACCCTCTGCATCGGCGGGGGCGAGGCGGTGGCGATGCTGGTCGAGCGCATCTGA
- a CDS encoding 3-hydroxybutyryl-CoA dehydrogenase, translating to MEIRTIGVIGAGQMGGGIAQVSIMGGFKVLLNDISEAYLAKGRAGIEKGLDILVRKEKIQAADKEKMLGNLVTTTNLSDFSLCDFAIEAATERLELKHELFRKLDGIVPAGKILATNTSSISITGIAAVTRRPEKIIGMHFMNPVPLMKLVEVIRGLQTSQETFDATMDLSRRLGKEPVPANDAPGFIANRVLMPMINEAAYALMEGVGKAEDIDAIMRMGANHPMGPLALADLIGLDTCLEILKVLQEGLGDPKYRPCPLLRKYVEAGYLGKKSGRGFYDYRKA from the coding sequence ATGGAGATCCGGACTATCGGGGTGATCGGCGCCGGCCAGATGGGCGGCGGCATCGCTCAGGTTTCGATCATGGGCGGCTTCAAGGTGCTGCTGAACGACATATCCGAGGCGTACCTGGCCAAGGGGCGCGCGGGCATAGAGAAAGGACTGGATATACTGGTCCGAAAGGAGAAGATCCAGGCGGCGGACAAGGAGAAGATGCTCGGGAACCTCGTCACGACGACCAACCTCTCCGATTTCTCCCTCTGCGATTTCGCCATCGAAGCGGCGACGGAACGGCTGGAGCTCAAGCACGAGCTGTTCCGGAAACTGGACGGCATCGTCCCTGCAGGAAAGATCCTGGCCACGAACACTTCTTCCATTTCCATCACCGGGATCGCCGCAGTGACCAGACGTCCGGAAAAGATCATCGGGATGCACTTCATGAATCCCGTCCCCCTGATGAAGCTTGTAGAGGTAATCCGGGGGCTCCAGACTTCGCAGGAAACATTCGACGCCACGATGGATCTCTCCCGCCGTCTCGGAAAGGAGCCGGTCCCCGCGAACGACGCGCCGGGGTTCATCGCCAACCGCGTTCTTATGCCCATGATCAACGAGGCGGCCTACGCGTTGATGGAAGGCGTGGGAAAAGCCGAAGACATCGACGCCATCATGCGTATGGGCGCCAACCACCCGATGGGGCCGCTGGCGCTTGCGGACCTGATCGGGCTTGATACGTGCCTCGAAATCCTCAAGGTCCTCCAGGAAGGGCTCGGGGATCCGAAATACCGCCCCTGCCCGCTGTTGAGGAAATACGTCGAGGCCGGCTACCTCGGGAAGAAGTCGGGCCGCGGCTTCTACGACTACCGGAAAGCGTAA
- a CDS encoding enoyl-CoA hydratase/isomerase family protein, which produces MEYANLIVSVSEKIATVTINRPKSLNALNPATIRELSSAFEELGTREDAGVVILTGAGEKAFVAGADISEMKNFNAVQALDFALFGQGVLERIERLPQPVIGAINGFALGGGCELAMACDILIAADTAKLGQPEVNLGIIPGYGGTQRLPRLVGRNIAKELVLTGEMITAQRAYEIGLVNKVVPLADLSNAAREMAMKILAKGPVAVRTAKMAMNRGLDLDLSNACALEANAFAVGFSTADRAEGMAAFLEKRKPVFTGK; this is translated from the coding sequence ATGGAATACGCGAACCTTATCGTCTCGGTTTCCGAAAAGATCGCGACGGTCACGATCAACCGCCCAAAATCCCTCAATGCCCTGAATCCCGCCACGATCCGGGAGCTCTCCTCCGCATTCGAAGAGCTGGGAACCAGGGAGGATGCGGGGGTCGTGATCCTTACCGGCGCCGGGGAAAAGGCTTTCGTTGCGGGCGCCGACATATCCGAAATGAAGAACTTCAATGCCGTCCAGGCGCTTGATTTCGCGCTGTTCGGGCAAGGAGTCCTCGAGCGGATCGAGCGGCTTCCGCAACCTGTGATCGGGGCGATCAACGGGTTCGCCCTGGGCGGGGGGTGCGAACTGGCGATGGCATGCGACATCCTCATCGCCGCCGACACCGCGAAACTCGGGCAGCCGGAAGTGAACCTCGGCATCATACCGGGATACGGCGGGACCCAGCGGTTGCCGCGGCTCGTGGGACGCAACATCGCCAAGGAACTCGTCCTCACGGGCGAAATGATCACCGCGCAGCGGGCGTACGAAATCGGACTCGTGAACAAGGTAGTCCCGCTGGCCGACCTGTCGAACGCCGCGCGCGAGATGGCGATGAAAATCCTGGCAAAGGGTCCGGTGGCGGTTCGGACGGCGAAGATGGCGATGAACCGGGGGCTGGACCTCGACCTGTCGAATGCCTGCGCGCTGGAAGCGAACGCGTTCGCGGTCGGTTTTTCCACCGCCGATCGGGCCGAAGGCATGGCGGCGTTTCTTGAAAAAAGGAAGCCCGTATTCACGGGAAAATAG
- a CDS encoding acyl-CoA dehydrogenase: MVFDLTEEQRMIQEMARNFAQKEVLPAAADLDESGRYPEELVKQMSDLGLMGVAVPEEYGGAGMDNICYAIAMEEIARACASTAVIMSVNNSLVCDPLLKFGTEEQKKRYLVPLASGKKLGCFGLTEPGAGSDAGSQKTTAVNKDGYYLINGTKNFITNAPVADYCILFTMTDREKKQKGITAFILDMKSDGVSVGKPEHKMGIKASPTASIILEDVKIPAENRLVNEGDGFKVAMHTLDGGRIGIAAQAVGIARASLEDALAYSRERKQFGQAIAEFQAIQWMLADMATEIDAARLLIYRAAWLKDRKARHSKESAMAKLYASETAMRAGVKGIQIHGGYGYIKEYPAERHFRDAKITEIYEGTSEIQRLVIASAVLKG, encoded by the coding sequence ATGGTTTTCGATCTTACCGAAGAACAGCGGATGATCCAGGAGATGGCGCGGAATTTCGCGCAGAAGGAGGTTCTCCCGGCTGCCGCGGATCTGGACGAGTCCGGGCGCTACCCGGAGGAGTTGGTGAAGCAGATGTCGGATCTCGGCCTCATGGGAGTCGCGGTGCCGGAGGAGTACGGCGGCGCCGGGATGGACAACATCTGCTACGCGATAGCCATGGAGGAGATCGCCCGCGCCTGCGCCTCCACGGCGGTCATCATGTCGGTAAACAATTCGCTTGTCTGCGACCCGTTGCTCAAGTTCGGAACGGAGGAGCAGAAGAAGAGATATCTCGTCCCGCTCGCTTCCGGCAAAAAGCTGGGCTGCTTCGGATTGACCGAGCCGGGCGCGGGCTCCGACGCGGGCTCCCAGAAGACCACGGCTGTGAATAAAGACGGATACTACCTGATAAACGGGACGAAGAATTTCATCACCAACGCCCCGGTGGCCGACTATTGCATCCTGTTCACGATGACGGACAGGGAGAAGAAGCAAAAGGGGATCACAGCCTTCATCCTCGACATGAAGTCCGATGGGGTATCGGTCGGTAAACCCGAACATAAAATGGGGATAAAGGCTTCCCCAACCGCTTCCATAATCCTGGAGGATGTAAAGATCCCGGCGGAAAACCGGTTGGTGAACGAGGGGGACGGATTCAAGGTCGCGATGCACACGCTGGACGGCGGCCGGATCGGCATCGCTGCGCAGGCGGTCGGTATCGCGCGGGCCTCGCTCGAGGACGCGCTGGCATATTCCAGGGAGCGGAAACAATTCGGCCAGGCGATCGCGGAGTTCCAGGCGATCCAGTGGATGTTGGCCGACATGGCGACCGAAATAGACGCTGCGAGGCTTTTGATCTACCGCGCAGCGTGGCTGAAGGACAGAAAGGCAAGGCACTCCAAGGAATCCGCAATGGCGAAGCTGTACGCCTCGGAAACCGCCATGCGCGCCGGGGTGAAGGGTATCCAGATCCACGGCGGGTACGGTTATATAAAGGAATACCCGGCGGAGCGGCATTTCCGGGATGCCAAAATCACGGAAATCTACGAAGGGACCTCCGAGATCCAGAGGCTGGTCATCGCCTCCGCGGTCCTGAAGGGCTGA
- a CDS encoding acyl-CoA dehydrogenase family protein, whose protein sequence is MRFELTEEQLQIEDMVRSLARKSFAPKAAEIDEKGRYPEENMRLLAELGLLGMLYPASFGGSEAGAVSYNIALREVASACASTAVGMAVTNMVGETIFRFGTDEQRKKYLPGLASGAIGSGAFALTEPSAGSDAGGMKTFAAEDGDGYVLTGSKCFITNGPSAGVTIVMAVTQREPRKISAFLVEPGTPGFSIGKAEHKMGLKGSATVSLSFDECRVPTRNLLGRPGEGFKIALSALDGGRIGIASQAIGIGRAALDTAVSYARDRKQFGQAIAEFQAIQWMLADAATELDAAQLLVYRAACLKDGGKPYTREASMAKVFATEAANRVCHKAVQILGGYGYIREYPVERHLRDVRVTTIYEGTSEVQRLVISRLLTR, encoded by the coding sequence GTGCGTTTCGAACTGACGGAAGAGCAGCTGCAAATCGAGGACATGGTACGGTCCCTCGCACGGAAGTCTTTCGCGCCGAAGGCGGCGGAGATCGATGAGAAGGGCCGGTACCCCGAGGAGAACATGCGTCTTCTGGCCGAACTCGGCCTCCTGGGGATGTTGTACCCGGCTTCCTTCGGCGGTTCGGAAGCCGGCGCCGTTTCGTACAACATCGCATTGAGGGAAGTGGCATCCGCATGCGCTTCCACCGCCGTAGGCATGGCGGTGACCAACATGGTGGGGGAGACGATCTTCCGCTTCGGTACCGATGAGCAGCGCAAAAAATACCTGCCGGGGCTCGCGTCGGGCGCGATCGGGTCAGGCGCGTTCGCCCTGACGGAACCGTCTGCAGGCTCGGACGCGGGCGGCATGAAGACGTTCGCGGCGGAAGACGGGGACGGGTACGTCCTCACGGGGAGCAAGTGTTTCATCACCAACGGGCCTTCCGCCGGAGTCACTATCGTGATGGCGGTGACGCAGAGGGAACCGCGGAAAATCAGCGCATTTCTCGTGGAGCCGGGGACCCCCGGGTTCTCCATCGGCAAGGCGGAGCACAAGATGGGGCTGAAGGGGTCCGCCACGGTTTCCCTTTCGTTCGACGAGTGCCGCGTACCGACGCGAAACCTGCTGGGGAGACCGGGGGAAGGATTCAAGATCGCGTTGTCCGCGCTGGACGGCGGACGGATCGGCATAGCCTCCCAGGCAATCGGGATCGGGAGGGCAGCCCTCGATACTGCCGTTTCCTACGCCAGGGACAGGAAGCAGTTCGGGCAGGCTATCGCGGAATTCCAGGCGATCCAGTGGATGCTTGCCGATGCGGCTACGGAACTGGATGCGGCGCAACTTCTCGTTTACCGGGCGGCATGCCTGAAGGACGGCGGGAAGCCCTACACCCGCGAGGCCTCCATGGCGAAGGTGTTCGCGACCGAAGCGGCGAACCGGGTGTGCCACAAGGCCGTGCAGATCCTGGGGGGATACGGATACATCAGGGAGTATCCCGTGGAACGGCACCTGCGCGATGTCCGGGTGACGACCATCTACGAAGGGACGTCCGAGGTGCAGCGTCTCGTGATTTCCCGGTTGCTGACGAGGTAG